The following are from one region of the Streptomyces tuirus genome:
- a CDS encoding DUF4132 domain-containing protein: MNSFRTPRSHTDRLRNRIADGDIDRVADEALRVMDSSRGAWGAGWERALDQLRALSAEHRRQLLHALADRFHQAGDDTEARCRHLALCTLVAEGLDGAERLTDDPLAAERRKALDDLARRQSFWYAARFEVLGRAELAAGRPLPAPVVAVVRRAALDAHRSDELVALTRQLTDPVLNVGEAWAEQALSDATTPDWQALLAHALTATASKPTAKWDKQARALLDTLGTDRVRDTVLSWLALVGRPRTLPLERRAWEPDINNAYDPYNATALRGLAWLLSLLPPHAGTARALGALVETSLKKVAGTGPRNPKVANAAVIALARVDSEAALAELARLATRVTYKNTAKLLDTALEARATALGLSREEIEELAVPAYGLTDIGHAEHRLGEATALLEVRGSRTVLSWRNAAGKPVKAVPVAVKRDHPDELKDLKTAVKDIDKMLSAQSERLDRQFLARRTWPYATWRERYLDHPLVGTLARRLLWTIDGRTAGYADGALRTLADEPLSEGTQVELWHPAGREPAEIVAWRDWLERHGITQPFKQAHREIYLLTDAERATGTYSNRFAAHILRQHQFHSLAAIRGWHNKLRLRVDDSVPPATRELPQWGLRAEYWIEGDGEEYGVDTTESGSYLRLRTDQVRFYPIDAPQNSAHCSGGAYAMWLGPGQAPVAPVPLADIPPLVLSEVLRDVDLFVGVASVGNDPTWQDGGPDGRFREYWTSYGFGELNASAETRRTLLARLIPRLAIADRCTLEGRFLHVRGDRHTYKIHLGSGNILMTPNDQYLCIVPKSTPATPGTGYLPYEGDRLLAVILSKAMMLAADTKITDPSILSQL; encoded by the coding sequence ATGAACTCCTTCCGCACACCCCGGTCGCACACGGACCGGCTGCGCAACCGCATCGCCGACGGCGACATCGACCGGGTCGCCGACGAGGCGCTGCGCGTCATGGACTCCAGCCGCGGGGCCTGGGGCGCAGGCTGGGAGCGGGCGCTGGACCAGCTGAGGGCCCTGTCGGCCGAGCACCGCCGCCAGCTGCTGCACGCCCTGGCCGACCGCTTCCACCAGGCCGGTGACGACACGGAGGCCCGCTGCCGCCATCTCGCCCTGTGCACCCTGGTCGCCGAGGGCCTCGACGGCGCGGAGCGCCTCACCGACGACCCGCTGGCCGCCGAGCGCCGCAAGGCCCTGGATGACCTCGCCCGCCGGCAGTCCTTCTGGTACGCGGCCCGCTTCGAGGTCCTGGGCCGCGCCGAACTGGCCGCGGGCCGCCCCCTTCCGGCGCCCGTCGTGGCCGTGGTCCGCCGTGCCGCCCTCGACGCCCACCGCTCGGACGAACTCGTCGCGCTGACCCGGCAGCTCACCGATCCCGTCCTCAACGTCGGCGAGGCATGGGCCGAACAGGCCCTGAGCGACGCCACGACCCCCGACTGGCAGGCCCTGCTGGCCCACGCCCTCACCGCCACCGCCTCGAAGCCCACGGCCAAGTGGGACAAGCAGGCCCGCGCCCTGCTGGACACCCTCGGCACCGACCGCGTCCGCGACACGGTCCTGTCCTGGCTCGCCCTCGTCGGCCGCCCCCGCACCCTCCCCCTGGAGCGCCGGGCGTGGGAGCCGGACATCAACAACGCCTACGACCCGTACAACGCGACGGCCCTGCGCGGCCTGGCCTGGCTCCTCTCCCTCCTGCCGCCCCACGCCGGCACGGCCCGGGCCCTGGGCGCCCTGGTCGAGACGTCACTGAAGAAGGTCGCGGGCACCGGCCCTCGCAACCCGAAGGTCGCCAACGCCGCTGTGATCGCGCTGGCCCGCGTCGACTCCGAGGCGGCCCTGGCCGAACTCGCCCGGCTGGCCACCCGCGTGACGTACAAGAACACGGCCAAGCTCCTCGACACGGCCCTGGAGGCCCGGGCCACCGCCCTCGGCCTCAGCCGCGAGGAGATCGAGGAACTGGCCGTCCCGGCCTACGGCCTGACGGACATCGGCCACGCCGAACACCGCCTGGGCGAGGCGACTGCACTCCTCGAAGTCCGCGGCTCGCGAACCGTGCTGAGCTGGCGCAACGCCGCCGGCAAGCCGGTCAAGGCCGTGCCGGTGGCCGTGAAGCGCGACCACCCGGACGAACTGAAGGACCTCAAGACGGCGGTCAAGGACATCGACAAGATGCTCTCGGCGCAGAGCGAGCGCCTGGACCGGCAGTTCCTGGCCCGCCGCACCTGGCCCTACGCCACCTGGCGCGAGCGCTACCTCGACCACCCGCTCGTCGGCACCCTGGCCCGACGCCTGCTGTGGACGATCGACGGCAGGACGGCCGGCTACGCCGACGGCGCACTGCGCACCCTCGCCGACGAACCGCTGTCGGAGGGCACTCAGGTCGAACTCTGGCACCCGGCCGGCCGCGAACCCGCCGAGATCGTCGCCTGGCGCGACTGGCTGGAACGGCACGGCATCACCCAGCCGTTCAAACAGGCCCACCGCGAGATCTACCTGCTCACGGACGCCGAGCGCGCCACCGGCACCTACTCCAACCGCTTCGCGGCCCACATCCTGCGCCAGCACCAGTTCCACTCCCTGGCCGCGATCCGCGGCTGGCACAACAAGCTGCGCCTGCGCGTCGACGACTCCGTCCCGCCCGCCACCCGCGAGCTGCCGCAGTGGGGCCTGCGCGCGGAGTACTGGATCGAGGGCGACGGCGAGGAGTACGGCGTCGACACCACCGAGTCCGGCAGCTATCTGCGCCTGCGCACCGACCAGGTCCGCTTCTACCCGATCGACGCCCCGCAGAACTCGGCGCACTGCTCCGGCGGCGCATACGCCATGTGGCTCGGCCCCGGCCAGGCCCCCGTCGCCCCGGTCCCCCTCGCGGACATCCCGCCCCTGGTCCTCTCCGAAGTCCTGCGCGACGTCGACCTGTTCGTCGGGGTGGCCAGCGTCGGCAACGACCCGACCTGGCAGGACGGCGGCCCCGACGGCCGCTTCCGCGAGTACTGGACGTCGTACGGCTTCGGTGAACTGAACGCGAGCGCCGAGACCCGCCGCACCCTGCTCGCCCGCCTGATACCCCGCCTGGCCATCGCCGACCGCTGCACCCTGGAGGGCCGCTTCCTCCACGTCCGCGGCGACCGCCACACCTACAAGATCCACCTGGGCTCGGGCAACATCCTCATGACCCCGAACGACCAGTACCTCTGCATCGTCCCCAAGTCCACCCCGGCGACCCCCGGGACGGGCTACCTCCCCTACGAGGGCGACCGCCTGCTCGCGGTCATCCTGAGCAAGGCGATGATGCTGGCAGCGGACACGAAGATCACGGACCCTTCGATCCTGAGCCAGTTGTGA
- a CDS encoding Uma2 family endonuclease, translating into MSAASVEQPFHDEEPVTLTTIADEIMERHPGYRVEIIGGHLLVTPSPDGAHARALTKLMRPFMAADLDGGETELLQGVGLWLPMEPEDYAIPDLAVVDADFEDHHVENNAYEPVCFRLVLEVTSTNWKNDLKTKVAAYAEAKVPVYVIVDRKHQRLHVLTDPVGSGYEKHRPHAPGELVTLPDSIGAKVTLDVAEILKAGQARTSE; encoded by the coding sequence ATGTCCGCAGCTTCCGTCGAGCAGCCCTTCCACGACGAAGAGCCGGTCACCCTGACGACCATCGCCGACGAGATCATGGAGCGCCATCCGGGCTACCGCGTCGAGATCATCGGAGGCCATCTCCTCGTGACCCCGTCCCCTGACGGCGCCCATGCTCGCGCGCTGACCAAGCTCATGCGTCCCTTCATGGCAGCCGACCTGGATGGAGGAGAAACCGAACTCCTTCAGGGCGTCGGTCTTTGGCTGCCCATGGAGCCGGAGGACTACGCCATCCCCGACCTTGCGGTCGTGGACGCCGATTTCGAGGACCACCACGTCGAGAACAACGCCTACGAACCGGTCTGCTTCCGCCTGGTGCTGGAGGTCACCTCCACAAACTGGAAGAACGACCTCAAGACCAAGGTCGCCGCCTACGCCGAGGCGAAGGTCCCTGTCTACGTCATCGTGGACCGCAAGCACCAACGCCTCCACGTCCTGACCGACCCGGTGGGAAGCGGCTACGAGAAGCACCGCCCCCACGCCCCCGGCGAGCTCGTCACCCTCCCCGACTCCATCGGCGCGAAGGTGACCCTCGACGTGGCCGAGATCCTCAAGGCCGGCCAGGCGAGGACGAGCGAGTGA